A window of Candidatus Jettenia caeni contains these coding sequences:
- a CDS encoding putative copper-type nitrite reductase, whose amino-acid sequence MERRYKKIVCGMGAIALLNGLTFFTHTVVAHAVDVISNVAKDPADIPGRISRSCPKTVTVNLVAKEVVADLAPGKKFWFWTFAEKKGDTVGPATVPGPMVRVMEGDTVVINLTNDLHNEEPHNLDFHAGFGAMLMDIEPGETDTLTFKAKREGAYIYHCGAEGMPWEHVAYGMYGLIVVEPKGGLSRVDKEFYIGQGEWYIKPGIEDHPHIRGYSLDEDKALAEHPDYFTFNGHTQALMDPSIYGNAITVNQGDKVRLFFVAGGPNIGSNFHIIGQIFDKFYPGHRRDFIRNEETAYIPPGSAAVFEFKALATGDFLIVDHALFRVPKGAGGLLHVK is encoded by the coding sequence ATGGAACGGCGATATAAAAAAATTGTATGTGGAATGGGAGCTATTGCTCTTCTCAATGGATTGACGTTCTTTACCCATACCGTTGTAGCACATGCCGTGGATGTTATTAGCAACGTTGCCAAGGACCCTGCTGATATTCCAGGCCGTATATCGCGGTCCTGCCCGAAGACTGTAACGGTAAATCTGGTTGCCAAAGAGGTTGTTGCTGATCTTGCCCCCGGAAAGAAATTCTGGTTCTGGACTTTTGCAGAAAAAAAAGGGGATACCGTAGGACCAGCAACTGTTCCGGGTCCTATGGTACGGGTAATGGAAGGCGATACGGTAGTCATTAATCTAACGAATGACTTACATAACGAGGAACCACATAACCTTGATTTCCATGCCGGTTTTGGCGCCATGTTAATGGATATTGAACCTGGGGAGACTGATACCTTAACGTTCAAGGCGAAGCGGGAAGGGGCATATATCTACCATTGCGGCGCTGAAGGAATGCCATGGGAGCATGTAGCCTATGGGATGTATGGCCTGATTGTTGTCGAACCAAAGGGAGGTCTTTCAAGGGTCGATAAGGAATTCTATATCGGGCAGGGTGAATGGTATATCAAACCAGGTATTGAGGATCATCCACACATCCGTGGTTATTCCCTTGATGAGGATAAGGCGCTGGCTGAGCATCCCGATTATTTTACCTTTAATGGTCATACACAGGCGCTTATGGATCCATCAATATACGGCAACGCAATAACCGTGAATCAGGGTGATAAAGTCCGCCTCTTTTTTGTCGCCGGCGGCCCTAATATTGGCTCAAATTTCCATATTATCGGCCAGATCTTCGATAAGTTTTATCCTGGCCATCGTCGTGATTTTATCAGGAATGAGGAGACAGCTTACATTCCTCCCGGATCTGCCGCAGTATTTGAGTTCAAGGCGTTAGCGACCGGCGATTTTCTTATTGTTGACCATGCGCTGTTCAGGGTGCCAAAGGGGGCTGGAGGTTTACTGCACGTAAAATAA
- a CDS encoding putative multicopper oxidase: MNLTDDPGNWFKSRNNGTPVSIIKRGERVDFKIDGCCTNTRHTVTLLIKPRNSKLIVDQDQSKSGTISATFDVPGVYVFICKVHPYMTGIVAVKDANGNIPDVTADSLPFIGHLGAASLPANTVLSVLRPVAPTDTDKAAKWDIRKSTDQIIPKTPGVGEIWINTQFERVAKQRDEKGTPKPGTITVVDAKTFAVEREINGLTAGGKWNNPHNMWANFTLDTVYNTNWFGTWINKIDRQTGKILQSIDVGEAPTHIVTIPTPGSSERGILTVPLSAENNFVKVEDGVDGLKIIDEEPTGEGRNHPHGHWLTCGRGDRMVVPNVFKGMGVAGSISILDAFTGNVLKEFVQDSDDPLRSVIQMPLAVGECHVNGISKAYVANAVSGYVTVIDVDAMQILKNIPVTVTPDGQTGKDILHTLQVPIQTPVSSGERFVATAILSLTTVPNAKSNSTDYVVIIDTATDEIVAYLPTPGGTHGVNWGAKLGGGYYAYVTSQFANVLAIIDPDPNNDGKGPDAAVVGTILLTNGSKDAGVTDGTGGQGIKPLPITHDGWIQPTVELAGTGVLSAEVENWISQLTPQQKNPVDSGH, translated from the coding sequence ATGAATCTTACTGATGATCCAGGCAATTGGTTTAAGAGCCGGAATAACGGCACCCCGGTTTCTATTATCAAGCGTGGCGAGAGGGTTGACTTTAAGATCGATGGTTGCTGCACCAACACCCGGCATACTGTCACACTTCTTATTAAACCCAGGAATTCAAAACTTATCGTAGATCAGGATCAATCGAAAAGCGGAACGATCTCTGCCACTTTTGACGTACCAGGTGTGTATGTATTTATTTGCAAAGTCCACCCTTATATGACTGGTATTGTGGCTGTAAAGGATGCCAATGGGAATATCCCTGATGTTACGGCTGATTCTTTACCTTTCATTGGACATCTCGGAGCTGCCTCACTTCCTGCTAATACCGTTCTATCAGTTCTTCGTCCCGTTGCCCCTACGGATACAGATAAGGCAGCCAAGTGGGATATTCGTAAATCAACCGATCAGATAATTCCCAAAACCCCGGGTGTGGGGGAGATATGGATTAATACCCAATTTGAGCGCGTAGCTAAACAAAGAGATGAAAAAGGTACGCCCAAACCTGGCACTATTACCGTAGTGGATGCAAAGACCTTTGCAGTGGAGAGGGAGATTAATGGTCTGACAGCCGGAGGTAAATGGAACAACCCTCATAATATGTGGGCCAATTTTACCTTAGATACGGTCTACAATACGAACTGGTTCGGCACATGGATTAACAAAATTGACCGTCAAACCGGTAAAATCTTACAAAGTATCGATGTGGGTGAAGCACCTACCCACATTGTTACCATTCCTACACCTGGTTCATCTGAAAGAGGGATACTAACCGTACCTCTGAGCGCTGAGAATAATTTTGTGAAGGTAGAGGATGGTGTTGACGGATTGAAGATTATTGATGAAGAGCCTACCGGTGAGGGCAGAAATCACCCTCACGGCCATTGGTTAACATGCGGCCGTGGAGACCGAATGGTTGTTCCTAATGTGTTTAAAGGAATGGGTGTGGCTGGTTCTATCAGTATCCTGGATGCCTTTACGGGTAATGTCCTGAAGGAATTTGTACAAGATTCCGATGATCCGCTCCGGAGTGTGATCCAGATGCCGCTTGCCGTTGGGGAGTGCCATGTCAATGGAATAAGCAAAGCGTATGTTGCCAATGCTGTATCCGGTTATGTAACGGTTATTGATGTTGATGCAATGCAGATACTTAAGAATATACCAGTGACGGTGACGCCGGATGGGCAGACGGGAAAGGATATCCTTCATACCTTACAGGTACCAATTCAAACACCTGTAAGCTCCGGTGAAAGGTTTGTAGCTACCGCTATCCTGTCGCTCACCACGGTGCCGAATGCAAAAAGCAATTCAACTGATTATGTGGTAATTATTGATACCGCCACAGACGAGATCGTGGCATACCTGCCAACTCCTGGTGGTACTCATGGGGTGAACTGGGGTGCTAAGTTAGGAGGTGGGTATTATGCTTATGTAACAAGTCAGTTTGCTAACGTTCTGGCCATAATAGACCCGGATCCCAACAATGATGGAAAAGGTCCTGATGCCGCAGTCGTAGGTACAATCCTGCTTACAAATGGAAGTAAGGATGCAGGGGTAACTGACGGGACTGGCGGGCAAGGGATCAAACCACTGCCCATAACCCATGATGGTTGGATACAGCCTACGGTTGAATTGGCTGGCACTGGCGTTCTCTCTGCAGAGGTAGAAAACTGGATTAGCCAGCTTACACCACAGCAGAAAAATCCCGTTGATAGCGGTCATTAA
- a CDS encoding ATPase, with protein MHYRVIHELPQRVKICLSLPKRHIPDNSRIEGLFSPIEGVHKVSFHYRTGSLLIHHNGSRTVRDTVLKTIQEIPIPFERKGKAKHTMLERKKKIVVLAGTLFIMRPVIPPVLAPLISLYGAIPILKKGLRAVLNRRLNVDTLDSTAIGISLIRRDYLATSIITFFLKVGDYLEERIRQKSRESLASMFEWRDDWAWVKRNGWELRIHVKEVMAGDLVVVRAGSSIPVDGMVAEGVALVNQSSITGEPFPVPKNAGLMVYAGTVLEEGSLIIQAIRVGDETRVSKVIKVIEESEGLKADVQNYAERLANRIVPYSFLLSGVTYLLTRNPLKAISVLLIDYSCALKLSTPLTIMSAMIAASRRGILIKGGKFVEKLADANVFVFDKTGTLTEAKPKVFDLLPFSGFSREYLLKNVACVEEHFPHPVATAVVKKAEEEGIVHEEKHAEVEYILAHGIASKIKGRRILVGSKHFIHEDNRIHVECEERVIKNFVDKGYSLLYVAMENELAGIIVIEDRIRADSHMFLNMLKDLGIERIIMLTGDHEAAARNVAEKLGIDEYYAQVLPEGKTTVVRDLKSKGYVVAMVGDGINDSPAISLADVGISMKHGADIAKATCDILLLERGLDGIIEARKIAQDAMSRIQRNFRYIIGINTALIGLGIGGMISPIFSALAHNAATVIVSARTLRPYKYT; from the coding sequence ATGCATTACCGTGTTATCCATGAACTCCCTCAAAGGGTAAAGATATGTCTCTCCCTGCCTAAAAGGCATATTCCTGATAATTCCCGGATAGAGGGACTATTTTCACCTATTGAGGGAGTTCATAAGGTATCCTTTCATTACCGAACGGGAAGTCTGCTTATTCATCACAATGGCAGCAGGACTGTAAGGGATACTGTGTTGAAGACAATACAAGAAATACCCATACCCTTTGAGAGAAAAGGGAAGGCAAAGCACACTATGCTTGAACGGAAAAAAAAGATTGTAGTATTGGCGGGGACTCTCTTCATTATGAGACCTGTTATACCTCCCGTACTAGCGCCGTTAATCTCTTTGTATGGCGCCATACCTATCTTGAAAAAAGGCCTCAGGGCAGTTCTGAACAGGCGCTTAAATGTAGATACCCTTGATTCTACAGCTATTGGCATATCATTAATCCGAAGAGATTATCTTGCAACAAGCATTATCACCTTCTTTTTGAAGGTTGGCGACTATCTTGAGGAGAGGATACGGCAAAAATCAAGGGAGAGTCTTGCAAGCATGTTCGAGTGGCGGGACGATTGGGCATGGGTAAAGAGGAACGGCTGGGAATTAAGGATTCATGTAAAAGAGGTAATGGCAGGCGATCTTGTCGTTGTAAGGGCAGGGAGTAGTATTCCCGTGGATGGTATGGTTGCGGAGGGCGTGGCGCTGGTAAATCAATCATCGATCACCGGTGAACCATTTCCTGTCCCTAAAAATGCAGGATTGATGGTTTACGCAGGTACTGTACTGGAAGAAGGTTCTTTGATAATACAAGCTATAAGAGTTGGTGATGAAACAAGGGTTTCTAAAGTAATTAAGGTGATTGAAGAATCAGAAGGTCTAAAAGCGGATGTGCAAAACTATGCAGAAAGGCTTGCAAACAGGATAGTTCCTTATAGTTTCCTACTGAGTGGAGTAACCTATCTCCTTACCAGGAATCCATTAAAGGCGATTTCAGTACTGCTGATAGATTACTCATGCGCCCTGAAATTATCAACGCCGTTAACGATTATGTCCGCAATGATAGCTGCGTCGAGGCGCGGTATTCTCATAAAAGGCGGTAAATTTGTAGAGAAACTAGCAGATGCAAATGTCTTTGTTTTTGATAAAACAGGAACCCTTACTGAGGCAAAACCAAAGGTTTTTGATCTTCTCCCCTTTAGCGGTTTTAGCCGGGAATATCTGTTAAAAAATGTAGCATGCGTGGAAGAACATTTTCCTCATCCGGTAGCTACTGCTGTAGTTAAAAAGGCAGAGGAAGAAGGCATTGTTCATGAGGAGAAACATGCGGAAGTGGAGTATATCCTTGCTCATGGTATTGCATCGAAGATTAAAGGGAGAAGGATACTGGTGGGAAGCAAACATTTTATACACGAAGACAACAGGATTCATGTGGAATGTGAAGAACGCGTAATAAAAAATTTTGTGGATAAGGGATATTCATTGCTTTATGTAGCTATGGAAAATGAGCTTGCAGGTATCATAGTTATTGAAGACCGTATACGAGCAGATTCGCACATGTTTCTCAATATGCTTAAGGATTTGGGGATAGAACGGATCATTATGCTTACCGGTGACCATGAGGCTGCCGCACGGAATGTGGCAGAAAAACTTGGAATAGATGAATACTATGCACAAGTTCTTCCTGAAGGAAAGACAACAGTAGTGAGAGACCTGAAAAGTAAAGGTTACGTAGTTGCAATGGTTGGAGACGGCATCAATGACTCCCCCGCTATTTCCCTTGCAGATGTTGGTATATCTATGAAGCATGGTGCAGATATTGCAAAGGCGACATGCGATATCTTGCTCCTGGAGAGGGGGCTTGATGGAATTATCGAGGCAAGGAAGATCGCTCAGGATGCCATGTCCCGTATTCAAAGGAATTTTCGATATATTATAGGAATCAATACGGCCCTGATAGGACTTGGCATAGGAGGAATGATAAGCCCTATCTTTTCAGCTCTTGCCCATAACGCCGCAACAGTTATTGTATCTGCTCGTACACTGAGACCCTATAAATATACTTGA
- a CDS encoding putative transposase yields the protein MARKTKRSILLLKDDQLQELNRIIRTRTSPAQEIQRAKILLSYHGNPNISKVAQDVEVARDTVYKCIDKALEMGVESALKDLYHRPKDPTITMEAKAWLVNIACCKPKDLGMAAELWTQKALAGYARKHATQAGHPSLSRAGKTTVNRILKNQTLQPHKVKYYLEKRDPAFESKMKEVLLVYQEVSLQKDSPNMDDKKQLYTVCVDEKPGVQALANVAPDLPPQPNQYPQIARDHEYKRLGTASILAGIDLHDGHVFAQVQHRHRSREFIELLKEIDAYYPLDAQIRIILDNHSSHISRETRAYLATRPGRFIYVHTPTHGSWLNLAETLFGKMARTFLRHMRVSSWDDLKKRIVLGVQEINEQPVVHRWRKFEFLTN from the coding sequence ATGGCAAGAAAAACAAAGAGGAGTATCTTATTGCTTAAGGATGATCAATTGCAAGAACTTAACAGAATTATCCGAACACGCACGTCTCCTGCTCAAGAAATCCAGAGGGCAAAGATTTTATTATCATATCACGGAAACCCAAACATTTCAAAAGTAGCTCAAGACGTAGAAGTTGCCCGTGATACCGTATACAAGTGCATTGACAAGGCGCTTGAAATGGGAGTCGAAAGTGCCTTGAAGGATTTATACCACCGTCCAAAAGATCCAACAATAACAATGGAAGCAAAGGCCTGGCTTGTGAACATAGCCTGCTGCAAACCAAAAGACCTTGGAATGGCTGCGGAGTTGTGGACACAAAAAGCGCTTGCAGGCTATGCGCGTAAGCATGCTACACAAGCCGGACATCCATCATTAAGCCGGGCAGGAAAGACCACGGTAAATCGAATACTAAAAAATCAAACATTACAACCCCACAAGGTTAAGTACTATCTTGAAAAACGCGATCCTGCGTTTGAATCAAAAATGAAAGAGGTTCTCTTGGTTTACCAAGAGGTTTCTCTGCAAAAGGATTCCCCAAATATGGATGATAAAAAACAATTATACACTGTTTGCGTTGATGAAAAACCGGGTGTTCAAGCTCTTGCAAATGTTGCACCCGATCTGCCACCTCAACCTAATCAGTATCCTCAGATTGCAAGAGACCATGAATACAAACGTCTCGGAACTGCTTCGATTTTAGCGGGCATAGACTTGCACGATGGCCATGTGTTTGCTCAAGTTCAACACCGTCATCGAAGCAGGGAATTTATTGAGCTGTTGAAGGAAATAGATGCATACTATCCTCTTGATGCTCAAATTCGAATAATTCTGGACAATCATTCTTCCCATATTTCCCGGGAAACACGGGCATATCTTGCAACACGGCCGGGACGGTTTATTTATGTTCACACGCCAACTCATGGGTCTTGGCTTAACCTTGCGGAAACGTTATTTGGCAAAATGGCACGCACCTTTCTTCGCCATATGAGAGTCTCTTCATGGGATGACCTTAAGAAAAGAATAGTGTTAGGGGTACAAGAAATCAATGAGCAACCCGTGGTGCACCGATGGCGCAAATTTGAATTTTTAACAAACTAA
- a CDS encoding putative transposase — MIKYIGLDAHSSTCTFNVTDERGREADNTTIESNGRLLVKYLRGIEGVKKLTFEECELSNWLYEILRPEVDELIVCNPVANGDYKKKKTEKMEESRQEYGKEIVRCSKGFQEIKYLKSIPGIGSIQAAKIVSQVIDPERFSSKYKYYSYCGLVRHKRISDGRGYGSEKIWGNRILKCVYKMAGHSVLKGKSGLRNYYDTLRLRGISHDNAYNAVCRKIAAISLSVWRKSENYNDRLITGNLIK; from the coding sequence ATGATAAAGTATATAGGATTGGATGCACATTCGTCAACCTGTACATTCAATGTAACGGATGAAAGAGGGAGGGAAGCAGACAACACTACGATTGAGAGCAACGGTCGGCTTTTGGTGAAGTATTTGAGGGGCATAGAGGGTGTTAAGAAACTGACCTTTGAAGAGTGTGAATTAAGCAACTGGCTCTATGAGATATTGAGACCAGAAGTAGATGAGCTGATCGTATGCAATCCAGTAGCAAATGGTGACTACAAGAAGAAAAAGACGGAGAAGATGGAAGAAAGCAGGCAGGAATATGGAAAAGAGATCGTTCGATGCAGTAAGGGATTTCAAGAGATAAAATATCTCAAGAGCATTCCCGGTATTGGGAGTATCCAGGCGGCGAAGATCGTCTCCCAGGTAATAGACCCGGAGAGATTTAGCAGTAAGTACAAATATTACAGCTACTGTGGGTTGGTGAGGCATAAGAGGATAAGTGACGGCAGGGGATATGGGAGTGAAAAGATTTGGGGAAATCGGATATTAAAATGCGTATACAAGATGGCAGGACATTCGGTTTTAAAGGGTAAGAGCGGTTTAAGGAACTATTACGATACCTTGCGGTTGAGAGGTATCAGTCATGACAATGCCTATAATGCAGTATGTCGTAAGATAGCGGCAATATCTTTAAGCGTATGGAGGAAGAGTGAGAACTATAATGACAGACTGATCACCGGCAATCTCATCAAGTAA